The Bradysia coprophila strain Holo2 chromosome II, BU_Bcop_v1, whole genome shotgun sequence genome has a segment encoding these proteins:
- the LOC119066266 gene encoding fructose-bisphosphate aldolase isoform X2, which yields MTTYFNYPSKELQDELRRIAQAIVAPGKGILAADESVGTMGKRLKDIGLENSDDARRQYRQLLFTTDDKLAENISGVILFHETLYQKADDGTPFVDILKKKGIIPGIKVDSGVVDLMGSEGECTTQGLDDLAARCAQYKKDGCDFAKWRCVLKIGKNTPSYQAILENANVLARYASICQSQRIVPIVEPEILPDGDHDLDRSQKVTETVLAAVYKALSDHHVYLEGTLLKPNMVTPGQSAKKVSPQEVALATVTALRRTVPAAVTGVTFLSGGQSEEEASVHLNYINQVPLLRPWALTFSYGRALQASVLRAWGGKKENVAAGQAELLKRAKANALACQGKYEPGSIPSFAATTSLFVKSHAY from the exons atgacTACCTATTTCAACTACCCATCAAAAGAACTTCAAGATGAACTCAGACGCATCGCACAAGCCATTGTCGCTCCGGGCAAAGGTATTTTGGCTGCTGATGAATCCGTTGGCACCATGGGAAAGCGTTTGAAG GACATTGGCCTCGAAAATTCGGACGATGCTCGTCGTCAATACCGTCAATTGTTGTTCACCACCGATGACAAATTAGCGGAAAACATTTCCGGTGTCATTCTGTTCCACGAAACCTTGTACCAAAAAGCTGACGATGGTACCCCATTCGTTGACATTTTGAAGAAGAAGGGCATCATTCCCGGTATTAAGGTCGACAGCGGTGTCGTTGATTTGATGGGCTCGGAAGGTGAATGCACCACACAAGGTTTGGATGATTTGGCAGCTCGTTGCGCTCAATACAAGAAGGATGGTTGTGACTTTGCCAAGTGGCGTTGCGTCTTGAAGATCGGCAAAAATACACCCAGCTATCAGGCCATCTTGGAAAATGCCAATGTATTGGCTCGTTATGCATCGATCTGCCAGTCACAACGCATCGTTCCAATTGTTGAACCAGAAATCCTTCCCGATGGCGATCATGACCTCGACCGTAGCCAGAAAGTCACTGAAACTGTTTTGGCTGCTGTGTACAAGGCTTTGAGCGATCATCATGTCTACTTGGAGGGTACATTGTTGAAACCAAACATGGTCACTCCCGGACAAAGTGCAAAGAAAGTATCACCGCAAGAAGTCGCTTTGGCAACAGTCACCGCCCTACGACGAACTGTACCAGCTGCTGTGACTGGTGTCACATTCTTGTCGGGTGGCCAATCTGAAGAAGAAGCTTCCGTGCATTTGAACTACATCAATCAAGTGCCATTATTGCGACCATGGGCATTGACCTTCTCATACGGTCGTGCATTGCAAGCTTCGGTGTTGAGAGCATGGGGTGGAAAGAAGGAGAATGTTGCTGCTGGTCAGGCTGAACTTCTGAAGAGAGCCAAA GCAAACGCACTGGCTTGTCAAGGCAAATACGAACCCGGATCGATCCCGTCATTTGCAGCTACCACAAGCCTATTTGTTAAATCGCACGCatactaa
- the LOC119066266 gene encoding fructose-bisphosphate aldolase isoform X1 codes for MTTYFNYPSKELQDELRRIAQAIVAPGKGILAADESVGTMGKRLKDIGLENSDDARRQYRQLLFTTDDKLAENISGVILFHETLYQKADDGTPFVDILKKKGIIPGIKVDSGVVDLMGSEGECTTQGLDDLAARCAQYKKDGCDFAKWRCVLKIGKNTPSYQAILENANVLARYASICQSQRIVPIVEPEILPDGDHDLDRSQKVTETVLAAVYKALSDHHVYLEGTLLKPNMVTPGQSAKKVSPQEVALATVTALRRTVPAAVTGVTFLSGGQSEEEASVHLNYINQVPLLRPWALTFSYGRALQASVLRAWGGKKENVAAGQAELLKRAKANGDAAIGKYAVGSVQGAGADATLFVANHAY; via the exons atgacTACCTATTTCAACTACCCATCAAAAGAACTTCAAGATGAACTCAGACGCATCGCACAAGCCATTGTCGCTCCGGGCAAAGGTATTTTGGCTGCTGATGAATCCGTTGGCACCATGGGAAAGCGTTTGAAG GACATTGGCCTCGAAAATTCGGACGATGCTCGTCGTCAATACCGTCAATTGTTGTTCACCACCGATGACAAATTAGCGGAAAACATTTCCGGTGTCATTCTGTTCCACGAAACCTTGTACCAAAAAGCTGACGATGGTACCCCATTCGTTGACATTTTGAAGAAGAAGGGCATCATTCCCGGTATTAAGGTCGACAGCGGTGTCGTTGATTTGATGGGCTCGGAAGGTGAATGCACCACACAAGGTTTGGATGATTTGGCAGCTCGTTGCGCTCAATACAAGAAGGATGGTTGTGACTTTGCCAAGTGGCGTTGCGTCTTGAAGATCGGCAAAAATACACCCAGCTATCAGGCCATCTTGGAAAATGCCAATGTATTGGCTCGTTATGCATCGATCTGCCAGTCACAACGCATCGTTCCAATTGTTGAACCAGAAATCCTTCCCGATGGCGATCATGACCTCGACCGTAGCCAGAAAGTCACTGAAACTGTTTTGGCTGCTGTGTACAAGGCTTTGAGCGATCATCATGTCTACTTGGAGGGTACATTGTTGAAACCAAACATGGTCACTCCCGGACAAAGTGCAAAGAAAGTATCACCGCAAGAAGTCGCTTTGGCAACAGTCACCGCCCTACGACGAACTGTACCAGCTGCTGTGACTGGTGTCACATTCTTGTCGGGTGGCCAATCTGAAGAAGAAGCTTCCGTGCATTTGAACTACATCAATCAAGTGCCATTATTGCGACCATGGGCATTGACCTTCTCATACGGTCGTGCATTGCAAGCTTCGGTGTTGAGAGCATGGGGTGGAAAGAAGGAGAATGTTGCTGCTGGTCAGGCTGAACTTCTGAAGAGAGCCAAA GCCAATGGTGATGCTGCTATTGGAAAGTACGCAGTTGGCAGCGTTCAAGGAGCTGGAGCTGATGCCACTCTATTCGTTGCTAACCATGCTTATTAA
- the LOC119066326 gene encoding heat shock 70 kDa protein 14-A, with protein sequence MASRFGVHMGNTTVCLSILKDNNTEIVASKFGDRSSYAVVAAAADEEIVIGLPAKQGLVRQSPLTIVNNFQFLNDDLTAADIIEAKKQCVCEITDNPIAYNLHKDDIERTLTPFDVAVTLLTNLYENASQAAKSETSLEAVIAVPIHFSANSRKTLSNAAKEAGFVALQMLSEPSACLLAYDIGLDLAEKSNVLVVRIGGLSSDISLMHVENGFYQEVGHNRLATLGGNVLSKALCDFMANEFRNKYKLDPRECRRTMMKLLQHAENCKHILSSISSAQVFIESLMDGVDWSQTISRARFENVIAAQISTFLRSIEELTSKYSNYIVDKIIFCGGSLKIPKLQSAISNMFPNAATLSSIPPDEVIALGCGKQASFIGNGWDTDGEHIDMDIFTLSSDIVIHANDEQNEPIVFEKGTPLPNERKFPAKYIDGKVTISVKQNDHIDVIEDCLADAVDCMVRAKLQQGGENVISFAFAAAEKV encoded by the exons ATGGCTTCTCGCTTCGGTGTGCACATGGGAAATACGACTGTGTGTCTCAGTATATTGAAG GACAACAACACGGAAATCGTAGCCAGTAAGTTTGGAGACCGTTCTTCGTACGCGGTTGTAGCAGCTGCGGCTGATGAAGAAATTGTTATTGGTTTACCGGCCAAACAAGGACTGGTGCGTCAAAGTCCATTGACGATTGTAAATAATTTCCAGTTTTTAAATGATGATTTGACTGCTGCTGACATTATCGAAGCGAAAAAGCAATG CGTCTGTGAAATTACCGATAATCCCATCGCTTACAATCTACATAAAGATGATATCGAAAGAACTCTGACGCCCTTCGATGTTGCTGTTACATTGCTAACAAATTTGTACG AAAATGCATCTCAAGCCGCGAAATCGGAAACATCTTTGGAGGCAGTCATAGCCGTTCCAATTCATTTTTCCGCCAACAGTCGTAAAACCTTATCGAATGCGGCGAAAGAAGCCGGATTCGTGGCATTACAAATGTTGAGTGAACCGTCTGCCTGCCTACTCGCCTACGATATTGGTCTGGATCTGGCCGAAAAATCGAACGTATTGGTTGTCCGAATCGGTGGATTGTCATCGGATATCAGTCTGATGCATGTCGAAAATGGTTTCTATCAAGAGGTCGGTCACAATCGTTTAGCCACATTGGGCGGTAATGTGCTGTCGAAAGCTCTATGCGATTTCATGGCCAACGAATTCCGCAACAAATACAAATTGGATCCGCGTGAATGTCGTCGCACGATGATGAAACTGTTGCAGCATGCCGAAAATTGCAAACACATTCTATCGTCAATATCGTCCGCTCAGGTGTTCATTGAAAGTCTAATGGATGGAGTCGATTGGAGTCAAACCATCAGCCGAGCTCGATTCGAGAATGTTATTGCTGCTCAAATTTCGACCTTTTTACGATCCATCGAGGAATTGACGTCTAAATACAGCAATTACATTGTAGATAAG ATAATCTTTTGCGGTGGTTCGCTAAAAATCCCGAAATTGCAGTCGGCCATTTCAAATATGTTCCCGAATGCGGCCACACTTAGCTCAATACCCCCCGATGAAGTAATAGCGTTAGGCTGTGGAAAACAGGCATCGTTCATCGGTAATGGATGGGACACAGACGGTGAACACATCGACATGGACATTTTCACCCTATCATCAGACATAGTCATTCACGCCAATGATGAACAAAACGAACCGATAGTATTCGAAAAGGGAACCCCGTTGCCGAATGAGCGAAAATTTCCAGCGAAATACATTGACGGTAAAGTCACAATTTCGGTCAAACAGAATGATCACATCGATGTGATCGAAGATTGTTTGGCTGACGCTGTGGATTGCATGGTTCGGGCTAAATTGCAACAAGGTGGAGAGAATGTTATAAGTTTTGCGTTTGCTGCTGCTGAGAAAGTTTGA
- the LOC119066372 gene encoding protein windbeutel, with product MIFSGEKTVYLLTILVVALSSKCNGSNTCKGCTDLDELTFEKLLKRFQVTIVKFDIAYPYGDQHEAYSRFAEDVYHVDDLLVAAVGIKDYGDMDNKNLSRRFNVPEKLPSIKLFPNGDVTKWLDYSEDAEIKTEELKQFVRRHSSIYIGLSGCIREFDEIASEFVNHYSTKAYDLAVEKANKLIDGYDDEKLKTTGKIYTILMKRVVEVGLHYVEEERLRTVEMLGKKISAAKKQEMLDRLNILKAFETADKWVKTEL from the exons ATGATCTTCAGCGGTGAAAAGACTGTCTATTTGCTGACCATTCTGGTCGTTGCATTGTCATCAAAATGTAATGGTTCGAATACGTGCAAAGGTTGTACAGATTTGGACGAACtaacatttgaaaaattgttgaaacgCTTCCAAGTTACGATTGTTAAGTTTGACATCGCTTATCCATACGGTGACCAACATGAAGCATACAGTCGGTTCGCAGAAG ATGTCTACCATGTCGATGACCTATTAGTAGCTGCGGTAGGAATCAAAGACTATGGTGACATGGACAATAAAAATCTGAGTCGTCGGTTTAATGTACCTGAAAAATTGCCAAGCATAAAATTGTTCCCAAACGGAGATGTGACTAAGTGGCTCGATTATTCCGAag ACGCCGAAATTAAGACGGAAGAACTAAAACAATTCGTTCGCCGGCATTCATCGATTTACATTGGATTGAGCGGTTGTATCAGAGAATTCGATGAAATTGCAAGTGAATTTGTGAATCATTACAGCACGAAAGCGTATGATTTGGCAGTGGAAAAGGCGAACAAATTGATTGATGGTTATGATGACGAGaaa TTGAAAACCACCGgtaaaatttacacaatccTAATGAAACGTGTAGTAGAAGTGGGATTGCATTATGTTGAAGAGGAACGGCTTCGTACGGTTGAAATGTTGGGCAAAAAAATCAGTGCGGCTAAGAAGCAAGAAATGTTGGAtcgtttgaatattttgaaagcaTTTGAAACTGCCGACAAATGGGTAAAGACTGAACTTTGA
- the LOC119066334 gene encoding lysosomal acid glucosylceramidase-like, producing MYRHILLLIFSVSVAALDFEFQQRLPCKPLQVQHGQVCVNQANYCDTLEVPIKRSRNDYTLVTSSLSGDRFSYKYGRIKPSHQDSTSDTSIEIDRQQKNDGCEFVGWGGGLSGAVSYVLDRLPRNIRSCVYRSYFSSYSGIGLSMLRLTMGGTSFDLEPWTYSETPEHDVSLPTFTQLDPRDVQRNLQVKEILEVSGRRDLKILSVPYSAPPWMKMNNNFVGGANSQLRPEYSQAWADYYVKYLYYMQKDGIRIWAVTSGDEPVVASIVSEFEFMGWKAADHARWIADYLGPTIRRSAFEKVKIFVFDENRAEIVKYMEEMVASAPHVLNYTDAIAVHGHTDWKSSSALLDATKQAYPDKPIYMTEKSFGIGNVPAPLKGVLLGSWERAENLTVELIDNLNHGVSAYVYWNFILNNMGGPNYANNFIDSPIIVNEDYTAIYKQPMFYAFAHFKFIPVGSRRITARISGLDAASIHSVAYSCPDGSTAIVLYNFSATKTVTLSVRDGSKEVIRLSVKPKSVNSLIY from the exons ATGTATCGAcatattttacttttgatattttccgTATCGGTAGCTGCTCTGGATTTCGAATTCCAGCAACGCTTACCGTGTAAGCCTTTACAAGTACAGCACGGACAAGTTTGCGTTAACCAGGCTAACTACTGCGATACTTTAGAAGTTCCAATTAAAAGGTCACGCAATGATTATACTTTGGTGACATCCTCACTATCCGGCGATCGATTCAGCTATAAATACGGTAGAATTAAACCAAGTCATCAAGACAGCACCAGCGACACGTCCATAGAAATTGatcgacaacaaaaaaatgatggATGCGAATTTGTCGGCTGGGGAGGAGGTTTATCCGGTGCAGTTTCATATGTGCTAGATCGATTACCGAGAAATATCCGCAGCTGTGTTTATAGGAGTTACTTTTCGAGCTACTCTGGCATAGGTTTATCAATGCTACGTCTGACTATGGGTGGAACGAGTTTCGATCTTGAGCCGTGGACCTACAGTGAAACGCCCGAACATGATGTATCGCTGCCAACTTTTACGCAATTGGATCCAAGAGACGTGCAACGTAACCTTCAagtcaaagaaattctagaagtATCAGGGCGTCGCGACTTGAAAATATTATCGGTTCCGTACTCAGCCCCACcatggatgaaaatgaacaacaATTTCGTTGGAGGTGCGAACAGTCAATTGAGACCAGAATACAGTCAAGCATGGGCCGATTATTatgtcaaatatttgtattacATGCAAAAGGATGGTATCCGAATCTGGGCAGTAACAAGTGGTGATGAGCCTGTTGTTGCATCGATTGTGAGCGAATTCGAATTTATGGGATGGAAAGCGGCTGATCACG CCAGGTGGATAGCAGACTATTTGGGTCCGACAATAAGACGCTCTGCATTTGAAAAGGTTAAAATCTTTGTCTTCGACGAGAATCGCGcagaaattgtaaaatatatgGAAGAAATGGTAGCAAGCGCACCACACGTACTGAACTACACCGACGCTATCGCTGTACACGGTCATACTGATTGGAAGTCATCATCAGCATTACTAGACGCAACAAAACAAGCGTATCCAGACAAACCAATTTATATGACGGAAAAAAGTTTTGGTATCGGCAATGTACCTGCACCGCTCAAAGGAGTGCTCCTCGGCTCATGGGAACGAGCAGAAAATCTCACAGTTGAACTGATTGATAATTTAAATCACGGCGTAAGCGCCTATGTTTactggaattttattttgaacaacatGGGTGGACCGAACTATGCAAATAATTTCATCGACTCGCCCATCATTGTCAATGAGGACTACACCGCTATCTACAAGCAACCGATGTTCTATGCATTCGctcattttaaattcattccaGTTGGTTCTCGCAGAATTACAGCGAGAATTTCTGGTCTGGATGCCGCATCTATACATTCCGTTGCGTACTCGTGTCCTGACGGCTCGACTGCAATAGTTTTGTACAACTTTAGTGCTACAAAGACCGTTACTTTGTCTGTGAGAGATGGTAGTAAGGAAGTGATCCGACTGTCGGTGAAACCGAAGTCTGTAAATTCGTTGATTTATTGA
- the LOC119066320 gene encoding ESF1 homolog — protein sequence MKNKNKLDGSADDGNSQSDGIWQDQRFAHLVSDPRFKHIHKSTKKVKIDKRFESMFKDDKFKLKYTVDKYGRRQSKSKTGSEDLKKYYDLSSDEEDVEAEQKREEEEIAKDEDHKSLSKNDELQCDVTLPVALKDKLKDLSVDYARGQADLWSDDSSDDESSDEDEELFIEHVWGEMDAEAPTTEDSTRRLAACNMDWDRIRASDIMVLCNSFLPTGGAILSVTIYPSEFGKERIAEEEIKGPQELTEKKLDVDSDDEDASDGEAKEDENEEGSSYNMEKLRQYQLNRLKYYYAVIECNSVAAADKLYKECDGLEYESTATKLDLRFIPDEMTFDDEPKDVCTELPDMSKYTPRLFTTTALQQAKVVLTWDENNVERKELNEKLVSGKLDGVGDQELRKYVAYSSEDESEEEEKVVKKKRKMDDSTVGDSKTDSISKYKALLNDINAKEKQKKDSRIEMEFSWGIGVKNKPEKSDVDTADNKADINHFDKILELKKEKKKARKEEKKKLRKKHRNGGESDDVPESSDDDLPDGIDLNDPYFAEEFADGDFAEPAQRKSTTKGKGKKNTTADSNNDDEEQKAAELALLLDEGVEKKGHFSLKKIQDTENESKTKKRKKNRKKRDADADKALLDDDFKINTKDDRFSAVYSSHLYNIDPTDSNFKKTKGMLELIDEKLHRTASGDSSGSSNTVKPKKDVAVSMLVKSIKRKTAGKV from the exons atgaagaataaaAATAAGTTGGACGGGTCAGCCGACGATGGAAACAGTCAAAGTGATGGAATTTGGCAGGATCAACGATTCGCCCATTTAGTGAGTGATCCGCGATTCAAGCACATTCATAAATCAACGAAAAAGGTTAAAATCGACAAGCGCTTCGAGTCTATGTTCAAGGatgacaaatttaaattgaaatatacgGTCGACAAGTACGGTCGACGCCAGTCCAAATCAAAAACGGGATCGGAAGACTTGAAGAAATACTATGACCTCAGTTCTGACGAGGAGGATGTTGAGGCAGAGCAAAAGcgcgaagaagaagaaattgcTAAAGATGAGGACCACAAGAGTTTGAGTAAAAATGATGAACTTCAGTGCGATGTAACGCTGCCTGTGGCGTTGAAGGACAAATTAAAGGATTTGAGTGTTGATTACGCTCGTGGACAGGCCGATCTATGGTCAGACGATTCCAGTGATGATGAATCGAGTGATGAAGATGAAGAACTATTTATCGAACATGTCTGGGGTGAAATGGATGCAGAAGCTCCAACGACGGAAGATTCCACCCGCAGATTGGCTGCTTGTAATATGGATTGGGATCGAATTCGTGCCTCTGACATTATGGTGCTGTGTAATTCATTTCTTCCCACTGGTGGGGCAATTCTTAGCGTCACG ATTTACCCATCCGAATTCGGTAAAGAGCGAATTGCTGAAGAGGAAATTAAGGGTCCGCAAGAGTTGACCGAAAAGAAACTGGATGTCGATTCGGATGACGAGGATGCAAGTGATGGTGAGGCGAAAGAAGATGAGAACGAGGAGGGAAGTAGTTACAATATGGAAAAACTGCGCCAATACCAGCTGAATCGGCTTAAGTATTACTATGCGGTGATCGAATGTAATTCAGTTGCAGCAGCTGACAAATTGTACAAAGAATGCGACGGGCTGGAATATGAAAGCACCGCCACAAAGCTAGATCTTAGATTTATTCCGGACGAAATGACCTTTGATGAT GAACCGAAGGATGTGTGTACTGAACTTCCAGACATGAGCAAATACACGCCAAGATTATTTACGACAACTGCATTGCAACAAGCCAAGGTCGTTCTTACCTGGGATGAGAATAACGTTGAAAGGAAGGAATTGAACGAGAAATTAGTGTCTGGAAAGTTGGACGGTGTGGGCGATCAAGAATTACGTAAATATGTGGCCTACAGCAGTGAAGATGAGTCCGAGGAGGAAGAGAAAGttgtaaaaaagaaacgaaaaatggaTGACAGTACCGTTGGAGATTCGAAAACAGACTCGATATCGAAGTACAAAGCCCTTCTCAATGACATTAATGCCAAGGAAAAGCAGAAAAAGGACAGTCGCATTGAAATGGAATTCTCTTGGGGCATTGGCGTTAAGAATAAACCGGAAAAGAGTGACGTCGATACAGCAGATAACAAGGCGGACATCAATCATTTCGACAAGATATTGGAattgaaaaaggaaaagaagaaGGCGCGCAAAGAGGAGAAAAAGAAGTTGCGTAAAAAACATCGAAATGGAGGCGAATCGGATGACGTTCCGGAAAGTTCGGACGATGATTTACCGGATGGAATTGACTTGAACGATCCTTATTTCGCGGAAGAGTTTGCTGATGGAGATTTTGCGGAACCGGCTCAACGAAAGAGCACAACCAAAggaaaaggaaagaaaaatacGACTGCGGATAGTAACAATGATGATGAGGAGCAGAAAGCGGCTGAGCTGGCTCTTCTCTTGGACGAAGGAGTGGAGAAAAAAGGCCACTTTAgtctgaagaaaattcaagacACCGAAAACGAATCAAAAACgaagaaacgaaagaaaaatcgcAAGAAACGAGATGCCGACGCTGACAAGGCACTGCTCGACGATGACTTCAAAATCAATACGAAAGATGATCGGTTTTCGGCTGTTTATTCATCACATTTGTACAACATTGATCCAACTGATTCGAATTTCAAGAAGACGAAGGGAATGCTGGAATTGATCGATGAGAAGCTGCATCGAACGGCTAGTGGCGATTCTAGTGGCTCGTCGAATACTGTGAAACCAAAAAAAGATGTGGCCGTGTCGATGCTAGTCAAGAgcatcaaaagaaaaactgcAGGAAAAGTTTGA
- the LOC119066379 gene encoding tetraspanin-6-like, with amino-acid sequence MEPNRRSAGRIKTKFDLGLAFWKYLMLLLNVGFVISSVLLISAGVSTYLTFKTMYNEMGDAFRMLSIFWMVVGVTTTAIGTFGIFVAFKENVTLANLYGIAMTFVFLGPISAGIADFTLISRSRYIASDLLDSMIKGYSYSNEYRYNIDYVYNYIYNFAGYSYYYEYDYRSAMDWIQTKFECCGNNGPSDWANLLLYWLPHHLQTVDGPINSALGEYPMPASCCVQNSNYVKLTCEKYHSTGCFEPIHQIFSETVMSIGTFGLFFSMLQMLAIILGFVYAQILRDKSRVQNYVNVSNSVQEEERNVSCC; translated from the exons ATGGAACCGAATAGAAGGAGTGCAGGTcggataaaaacaaaattcgacTTGGGCCTTGCATTCTGGAAATATCTGATGTTACTTTTGAATGTTGGCTTCGTT ATATCAAGCGTCTTATTGATATCGGCTGGAGTTTCAACGTATCTCACATTTAAAACAATGTACAATGAAATGGGTGATGCTTTCCGAATGTTATCAATTTTTTGGATGGTTGTTGGAGTTACCACAACAGCCATCGGGACATTTGGTATTTTCGTTGCTTTTAAAGAGAATGTAACCCTAGCAAATTTg TATGGCATTGCAATGACGTTTGTATTTTTGGGTCCAATCTCTGCCGGTATTGCTGACTTCACTCTGATATCCAGATCACGATATATCGCATCAGACCTACTGGATTCAATGATTAAAGGTTATAGTTACAGCAATGAATATAGGTACAACATAGACTACGTCTATAACTATATCTACAACTTTGCTGGCTATAGCTACTACTATGAATACGACTACCGTTCTGCAATGGACTGGATACAAACGAAG TTTGAATGCTGTGGCAATAATGGACCAAGCGATTGGGCAAATTTATTGCTTTATTGGTTACCCCATCACCTACAAACTGTCGATGGGCCCATTAACTCAGCCCTTGGCGAGTACCCAATGCCTGCGTCGTGTTGTGTGCAAAACAGCAATTACGTGAAATTAACTTGCGAAAAATATCACAGCACCGGCTGTTTCGAGCctattcatcaaattttttctgagACTGTCATGTCGATTGGTACTTTTGGACTATTCTTTTCCATGTTGCAG ATGTTGGCCATCATCTTAGGATTCGTGTATGCTCAGATTCTACGTGACAAATCCAGAGTCCAGAATTATGTGAACGTCTCGAATAGTGttcaagaagaagaaagaaatgtGAGCTGTTGTTGA